The Nocardioides sp. S5 genome includes a window with the following:
- a CDS encoding IclR family transcriptional regulator gives MAGNTSTPGATVVSRALALLSAFDTAHRHLTLSDMARRADLPTPTAYRLAGELVRGGMLVRRPSGEYVIGRRLWDLGLLAPLQSGLREIASPFLNDLHAATLATVHLAVRDRTQALYVDRLSGRASVPVVSTAGSRLPLHATGVGKVLLAHAPERMQEQVLGDLSRMTPYTITQRSLLCGQLARVRRDGYAITEEEMTLGACSVAVPVHRSAAGGEVVAAIGVVVPTLKRHRPRLVAALQVAAQGIGRSLEELR, from the coding sequence ATGGCAGGCAACACCTCCACACCCGGCGCCACCGTGGTCTCCCGGGCGCTCGCGCTGCTGTCCGCCTTTGACACCGCCCACCGGCATCTAACCTTGAGCGACATGGCCCGACGGGCCGATCTACCCACCCCCACGGCGTACCGGCTGGCCGGCGAGCTGGTGCGCGGGGGGATGCTCGTGCGCCGGCCGTCCGGGGAGTACGTCATCGGCCGTCGGCTCTGGGACCTCGGCCTGCTAGCCCCGCTGCAGTCTGGCCTCCGTGAGATCGCCTCGCCGTTCCTCAACGACCTGCACGCCGCCACGCTGGCGACGGTGCATCTCGCCGTCCGGGACCGCACGCAGGCGCTATACGTCGACCGGCTCTCCGGCCGCGCATCCGTGCCGGTGGTCAGCACGGCCGGATCGCGGTTGCCGCTGCACGCCACCGGTGTCGGCAAAGTGCTGCTGGCCCATGCACCCGAGCGGATGCAAGAACAGGTGCTGGGTGACCTGTCGCGGATGACGCCTTACACCATCACACAGCGCTCCTTGCTGTGCGGGCAACTGGCGCGGGTCCGCCGCGACGGCTACGCGATCACCGAGGAGGAGATGACCCTCGGTGCCTGCTCAGTCGCGGTGCCCGTACACCGCAGCGCAGCCGGCGGCGAAGTGGTCGCGGCCATCGGCGTCGTCGTACCCACACTCAAGCGGCACCGCCCCCGCCTGGTCGCGGCCCTCCAGGTGGCCGCTCAGGGTATCGGCCGGTCGTTGGAGGAGTTGAGGTAA